A window from Methylocystis sp. MJC1 encodes these proteins:
- a CDS encoding DUF2513 domain-containing protein: MARDVDLMRLLLLDLEERQLSPPEAFLLPLEEIALRFDRTRGEIVDALEMLREAEFIEAPGAFHESAWIFRKLTRRGVELANLVADARQWDKVKNAYVDLLEG; encoded by the coding sequence ATGGCGCGCGACGTCGACCTGATGCGGTTGCTGCTGCTTGATCTCGAAGAGAGACAGCTTTCGCCGCCAGAAGCTTTTCTGCTGCCGCTGGAGGAGATCGCGCTCCGCTTCGATCGCACCCGAGGAGAGATCGTCGACGCGCTTGAAATGCTTCGCGAGGCGGAATTTATCGAGGCGCCGGGCGCTTTCCATGAGAGCGCGTGGATTTTCCGCAAGCTCACCCGTCGCGGCGTTGAGCTTGCCAATCTGGTCGCCGATGCGCGTCAATGGGACAAGGTGAAAAACGCCTATGTCGACTTGCTTGAGGGCTGA
- a CDS encoding alginate O-acetyltransferase AlgX-related protein, with product MSHASLFVHRGLDGWLFLVGGSNFVATLYERESGHLPDRALARWRDLIVERKKRCDALGAKFAHLVVPEKLTIYSHKTAEPLVDADLAPSLRLTQLFERDPAAYGYVDMVPLMRAHRDDVDLYWRTDTHWTPLGCLLGYEILCDALGLVRNDDLVARPFVEEGRLLDLGSKLEPPVYETIREATWRKDATRVYDNAVVRLLEAHEYGGEIHVGCHAVFKNPHARNKCKLLLFGDSFAGVSPYFLTAALAETVSELEFVWSANVDWTLVKRSKPDFVVTEIAERYMAIPANDRFNLRGTEIRQVLLGRRRRFEAWLRDWREKRRQPSSKST from the coding sequence ATGAGTCATGCAAGCCTATTCGTCCATCGTGGGCTAGATGGATGGCTTTTCCTCGTCGGCGGCTCCAATTTTGTCGCGACGCTATACGAGCGCGAATCCGGGCACCTGCCGGATAGAGCGCTGGCGCGTTGGCGAGATCTCATCGTCGAGCGCAAAAAGCGCTGCGACGCGCTCGGCGCCAAATTCGCCCATCTCGTCGTGCCCGAGAAACTGACGATCTATTCCCACAAGACAGCCGAGCCGCTCGTCGACGCCGACCTTGCGCCCTCGCTGCGCCTCACCCAACTTTTCGAGCGCGACCCCGCAGCTTATGGTTACGTCGACATGGTCCCGCTCATGCGCGCGCATCGCGATGACGTCGATCTCTATTGGCGCACGGACACGCATTGGACGCCGCTCGGCTGTCTTCTCGGCTATGAAATTCTGTGCGACGCGCTTGGACTGGTGCGCAATGACGATCTCGTCGCGCGCCCTTTCGTCGAGGAAGGTCGCCTGCTCGATTTGGGCTCCAAGCTCGAGCCCCCTGTCTATGAGACGATCCGCGAAGCCACATGGCGCAAGGATGCGACGCGCGTTTATGACAATGCCGTCGTTCGCCTGCTGGAAGCTCATGAATATGGCGGAGAAATCCACGTCGGCTGCCATGCGGTGTTCAAGAACCCGCACGCCAGGAACAAGTGCAAGCTCTTGCTGTTCGGCGATTCTTTTGCGGGCGTCAGCCCCTATTTTCTGACCGCCGCCCTCGCCGAGACCGTCTCCGAGTTGGAATTCGTCTGGTCGGCGAATGTCGATTGGACTCTCGTAAAGCGCTCCAAGCCGGATTTCGTCGTCACTGAGATTGCCGAGCGCTATATGGCTATACCAGCAAACGACCGCTTCAACTTGCGCGGGACTGAAATACGTCAGGTTCTGCTTGGCCGCCGCAGACGCTTCGAGGCGTGGCTCAGAGACTGGCGCGAAAAGCGGCGTCAGCCCTCAAGCAAGTCGACATAG
- a CDS encoding class I SAM-dependent methyltransferase, with product MNNPFETALLQEIPTPSTFDERCYLAANPDVAEAIGAGRIASGWAHFKKFGVVEGRRQFAKQDEAATCENFDETRYLESNPDVAQAIEQGKFPSARAHFERFGVCEKRRQRRVSPVPAIRARKLTALRPLLLDPEKTLNESGKYCFLDEATRARDSLDDEIPISENSYDQETVELIESCREGLVLDVGAGFRPVYYSNVVNLEIADYPTTDVIGAADSLPFKDASFDGVISIAVLEHVKDPFRCAREIARVLKPGGWLKCCVPFLQPLHGFPHHYFNMTHEGLRTLFEPYLTIERQEVNPATHPVWAIAWQLRSWAEGLPPKARKSFLRQRVSDLIAFPGPMLEQAWAKELPVEKQFELAAATILLARKPQAPTPTPSTQEPQ from the coding sequence ATGAACAATCCCTTCGAAACTGCGCTGCTCCAGGAAATCCCGACGCCGTCGACCTTCGACGAGCGCTGCTATCTCGCGGCAAATCCGGACGTCGCCGAGGCGATTGGGGCCGGACGGATCGCGTCCGGCTGGGCGCATTTCAAGAAGTTTGGCGTGGTGGAGGGGCGACGGCAGTTCGCCAAGCAGGATGAGGCCGCCACCTGCGAGAATTTCGACGAGACGCGCTATCTCGAAAGCAATCCCGACGTCGCGCAAGCGATCGAGCAGGGAAAATTCCCTTCCGCGCGGGCGCATTTCGAGCGATTCGGCGTTTGCGAAAAACGGCGCCAGCGACGCGTGAGCCCGGTGCCCGCGATCCGCGCAAGAAAACTTACCGCCTTGCGGCCGCTTCTCCTCGACCCTGAAAAGACCCTGAATGAGAGCGGCAAATATTGCTTCCTGGACGAAGCGACGCGCGCGCGGGACAGCCTCGATGACGAGATTCCGATCAGTGAGAATAGCTACGATCAAGAAACCGTCGAGCTGATCGAAAGCTGCCGCGAGGGGCTTGTTCTGGATGTCGGCGCCGGCTTCCGGCCGGTCTATTACAGCAATGTCGTCAATCTGGAGATCGCAGACTATCCGACAACCGACGTCATTGGCGCCGCTGACAGCCTGCCATTCAAGGATGCGTCATTCGACGGCGTCATCTCGATCGCTGTCCTCGAGCATGTCAAGGACCCGTTTCGTTGCGCGCGTGAAATCGCGCGGGTTTTGAAGCCCGGCGGATGGCTGAAGTGCTGCGTGCCTTTCCTGCAGCCCTTGCACGGCTTTCCGCATCACTACTTTAATATGACGCATGAAGGCCTTCGCACATTGTTCGAGCCTTATCTCACCATCGAACGGCAGGAAGTGAATCCCGCCACGCATCCCGTCTGGGCGATCGCATGGCAGCTTCGATCCTGGGCCGAGGGCCTGCCGCCAAAAGCGCGCAAATCCTTTCTGCGTCAGCGCGTCAGCGATCTCATCGCCTTCCCGGGTCCCATGCTGGAGCAAGCCTGGGCCAAGGAGCTGCCGGTCGAAAAGCAATTCGAGCTCGCTGCGGCGACAATTCTCCTCGCGCGCAAGCCGCAGGCGCCGACGCCGACGCCGAGCACGCAAGAACCGCAATGA
- a CDS encoding GSCFA domain-containing protein, with amino-acid sequence MTSHPYSKLPPYAYWRHAVAGVAAGEIDPVVEPPFRFGAREKIAAAGSCFAQHIGRYLIANGCNYLVTEQPHPFLSEKAAQALNYGLYSARYGNVYTSRQLLQLFERAYGRFTPKENYWRDGAGAVIDPFRPQIQPGGFSCARELDVDRERHFAAVREAFETLDVLIFTLGLTEAWRSRADGAVFPLCPGVAGGEYSSASHEFINLGVDEVVADMTAFLERLRDVNPGARVILTVSPVPLIATAERRHVMVSTLCSKAILRAACDMLERTCPQVAYFPSYEIVAGGFTGADYFEADRRSVTREGVAHVMRIFERHFIRRNLMETALRKTMQALATPVAPTDAISDAMRLMCDEEALERGAIPAITESSGSAGDDLGAAIGDAN; translated from the coding sequence ATGACGTCGCACCCTTATTCGAAACTTCCGCCCTATGCCTATTGGCGCCACGCCGTGGCGGGCGTCGCAGCAGGCGAGATCGACCCTGTCGTCGAGCCGCCTTTCCGCTTCGGTGCGCGGGAGAAGATCGCAGCCGCCGGCAGTTGCTTCGCCCAACATATTGGTCGCTATCTCATCGCCAACGGCTGCAACTATCTGGTGACGGAGCAGCCGCATCCCTTTCTGAGCGAAAAAGCGGCGCAGGCGTTGAATTACGGCCTCTATTCCGCACGCTACGGCAATGTCTATACAAGCCGGCAGCTTCTGCAGCTCTTCGAGCGCGCCTACGGCCGCTTTACGCCGAAAGAGAACTATTGGCGCGACGGCGCTGGCGCCGTGATCGATCCATTCCGGCCGCAGATACAGCCGGGCGGATTCAGCTGCGCGAGAGAGCTCGACGTGGACCGCGAACGCCACTTCGCAGCGGTCCGCGAGGCGTTCGAGACCCTCGACGTGTTGATCTTTACGCTCGGTCTTACGGAAGCCTGGCGGTCGCGCGCGGACGGCGCGGTCTTTCCGCTTTGCCCCGGCGTCGCCGGCGGTGAATATTCATCTGCCTCGCACGAATTCATCAATCTCGGCGTGGACGAGGTTGTCGCGGATATGACCGCCTTTCTCGAACGTCTGCGCGACGTGAACCCCGGCGCGCGGGTCATTCTGACCGTTTCGCCCGTGCCGCTGATTGCGACCGCCGAGCGACGGCATGTTATGGTCTCGACGCTTTGCTCGAAAGCCATTTTGCGCGCAGCCTGCGACATGCTCGAGCGCACATGCCCGCAAGTCGCTTATTTCCCTTCCTACGAAATTGTCGCTGGCGGCTTCACCGGCGCAGATTATTTCGAAGCCGACCGCCGAAGCGTCACGCGCGAAGGCGTCGCGCATGTCATGCGCATTTTCGAGCGTCATTTCATTCGTCGCAATCTTATGGAGACGGCGCTGCGCAAAACAATGCAAGCGCTTGCCACTCCTGTGGCGCCGACGGACGCGATCTCGGACGCCATGAGGCTCATGTGCGACGAGGAAGCGCTCGAACGCGGCGCGATCCCGGCCATAACGGAAAGCTCGGGGAGCGCTGGCGACGATCTCGGCGCTGCGATTGGCGACGCAAATTAG
- the aqpZ gene encoding aquaporin Z: MFAEFLGTFWLVFGGCGSALISAGFPQLGIGFTGVSLAFGLTVLTGAYAFGPVSGGHFNPAVSLGLATAGRFSWKELGPYWLVQLIGATAAAFVLLKICEGNIDFSLANGFAANGYDEHSPNGYTLQSAFLVETVLTAFFLLVILGVTEGRAPVGFAPLAIGLALTLIHLVDIPITNASVNPARSTSQALFVGGWALEQLWLFWVAPLLGGLIGGLIHRFALADRA; encoded by the coding sequence CTGTTCGCCGAGTTTCTCGGGACGTTCTGGCTCGTTTTCGGCGGTTGCGGCAGCGCGCTGATCTCCGCCGGCTTCCCCCAGCTCGGCATCGGTTTCACCGGCGTATCGCTGGCTTTCGGCCTTACCGTGCTCACGGGCGCCTACGCCTTTGGCCCCGTGTCCGGCGGCCATTTCAATCCGGCGGTCTCGCTGGGGCTCGCCACGGCGGGGCGCTTTTCCTGGAAGGAACTCGGGCCCTATTGGCTCGTCCAGCTGATCGGCGCGACCGCCGCGGCTTTTGTGCTGTTGAAGATCTGCGAGGGCAATATCGATTTCTCGCTGGCCAACGGTTTCGCCGCCAATGGCTATGACGAGCATTCGCCAAATGGCTATACGTTGCAATCCGCCTTTCTTGTCGAAACCGTGCTGACGGCGTTTTTCCTGCTCGTCATTCTCGGCGTGACGGAAGGCCGCGCGCCGGTCGGCTTCGCGCCGCTCGCCATCGGACTTGCGCTGACGTTGATCCACCTTGTGGATATCCCGATCACCAACGCCTCGGTGAATCCGGCGCGTTCGACGAGCCAGGCGCTTTTCGTCGGCGGCTGGGCGCTGGAGCAGCTGTGGCTGTTCTGGGTCGCCCCGTTGCTCGGCGGTTTGATCGGCGGGCTTATCCATCGATTCGCGCTCGCCGATAGGGCCTGA
- a CDS encoding PepSY-associated TM helix domain-containing protein → MTSIGLPRVGAARRQVALWSWRKIWLKTHLWLGLALGLFLSVIGLTGSALVFFQEIDQALNPQLRIVAAPPEGRAAWRPLEEIADTARRAIPADSYLGWCYWPQNDDGTFLFYYRVDNPRSGKPDTHQVFVDPYLAKVTGTRVWHSSENLLEDAFVAFLFKLHYALLVSGIGDVAVGIIAILAFVSTVSGVVLWWPRNGKWRNAFSVKWPARSERLNYDLHRLAGLFLLPVALAVLLSGVHFNLPQQFKAVVESFSTLTQPEHYRSVASGSALVALDEAIATATRSFPDGRIYAVTMPKPNDGAYIVDQLFPIGWGLDGRRTIYIDQFRGDILQANDPLSGDGDGFIQWQWPLHSGYVYGWPGRIAVFLFGLSWPLLFATGFLRWLQKRRAHNVASARRVNIQSPPGSF, encoded by the coding sequence ATGACTTCTATCGGTTTGCCTCGGGTCGGCGCCGCGCGGCGGCAGGTCGCGCTCTGGAGCTGGCGCAAGATTTGGCTGAAGACCCATCTTTGGCTGGGGCTCGCGCTCGGGCTGTTCTTGTCGGTGATCGGCCTTACCGGTTCGGCGCTGGTGTTCTTTCAGGAGATCGACCAAGCGCTCAACCCGCAGCTGCGGATCGTCGCTGCGCCTCCCGAAGGCCGGGCGGCGTGGCGGCCGCTGGAGGAGATCGCCGATACGGCGCGTCGCGCTATTCCGGCCGACTCTTATCTCGGCTGGTGCTATTGGCCGCAGAACGACGATGGGACGTTTTTATTCTACTACCGTGTCGATAATCCACGTTCCGGCAAACCCGATACGCATCAGGTCTTCGTCGATCCCTATTTGGCGAAGGTTACGGGGACGCGTGTCTGGCATTCCAGCGAAAACCTGCTCGAAGACGCCTTCGTCGCATTCCTGTTCAAGCTGCATTACGCCCTTCTTGTTTCCGGGATCGGCGATGTCGCGGTCGGAATCATCGCCATTCTCGCTTTCGTTTCCACGGTGAGCGGGGTCGTTCTCTGGTGGCCGAGAAACGGAAAATGGCGCAATGCCTTCTCAGTGAAATGGCCCGCGAGATCGGAGCGGCTGAATTACGATCTTCATCGCCTGGCCGGCTTGTTCCTGCTGCCGGTCGCTTTGGCCGTGCTGCTGTCCGGCGTCCATTTCAACCTGCCGCAGCAGTTCAAAGCCGTCGTCGAGTCGTTTTCGACACTCACGCAGCCGGAGCATTATCGCTCGGTGGCGAGCGGCTCGGCCCTCGTCGCGCTCGACGAAGCCATCGCCACCGCGACGCGGTCCTTCCCGGACGGGCGCATCTATGCCGTGACGATGCCTAAGCCTAATGACGGCGCCTATATCGTCGATCAGTTGTTTCCGATCGGCTGGGGCCTCGACGGCCGCCGGACCATCTACATCGATCAATTCCGCGGCGACATTCTGCAAGCCAACGATCCGCTCTCGGGCGACGGCGATGGTTTCATTCAATGGCAGTGGCCGCTGCACTCCGGCTATGTCTACGGCTGGCCGGGTCGCATCGCGGTATTTCTGTTCGGGTTGAGCTGGCCGCTGTTGTTCGCGACCGGGTTCCTTCGCTGGCTGCAAAAGCGCCGGGCTCACAACGTCGCGAGCGCGCGGCGCGTGAACATCCAAAGCCCGCCGGGATCGTTCTAA
- a CDS encoding phytoene desaturase family protein — translation MSDKKYDVVVIGSGLGGLTAGALLADAGYSVCLLERNFSLGGAASVYKVGDLWVEASLHQTSDARNPRDVKHHILSKLGILHEIEWLPTGPLYKVKGGPIGEPFELPVGFEAAHDALAARFPDKSAAIKRFLSEVEQTHDALWTLKQAREEGSLAKFTRGLWEVEPAAASWMNSLDEIFTRDFAGAEGLKCALGANLAYYGDDPRKLWWIFYALAQGGYIASGGAYIKGGSRQLSLKLAKCITKAGGVVRMGRLVTQIETDADGNAIAVRHVARRTNDADERVEARIVMANCAPAVAASLMEAPARARMEETFGGRPLSTSLFSANFGLSAKPSTIGMTDFSTIVMPSTMQRFDQYGDGATAMADMPKGELPLHTIANFTAVDSGLWDEPPVLLTVLGLDRLDNWKSASKEEGVARREAWLDAIQGRLEQDYPGFSSLVTSRLLLNAYSMSSYLNTPEGAVYGFAPLPPEAPILMGFPRTPETPIGGLYLASAFGGEHGFNGAMLSGAEAARLAAGRLEANGKE, via the coding sequence ATGAGCGACAAGAAATACGACGTTGTGGTGATCGGCTCCGGACTTGGCGGCCTCACAGCCGGCGCGTTGCTCGCTGATGCGGGCTACAGCGTCTGCCTGCTCGAGCGCAACTTCAGCCTAGGGGGCGCCGCCTCGGTCTATAAGGTCGGCGATCTCTGGGTCGAGGCTTCGCTGCATCAGACCTCCGACGCGCGCAATCCGCGCGACGTGAAGCACCATATTTTGAGCAAGCTCGGCATTCTCCACGAGATCGAATGGCTGCCGACCGGCCCGCTCTACAAGGTGAAAGGCGGCCCCATAGGCGAGCCCTTCGAGCTGCCGGTTGGTTTTGAAGCCGCCCATGACGCGCTCGCCGCTCGTTTTCCCGACAAAAGCGCCGCCATCAAGCGCTTCTTGAGCGAAGTCGAACAAACCCACGACGCCTTATGGACGCTCAAGCAGGCGCGCGAGGAAGGCTCGCTCGCCAAATTCACGCGCGGCCTGTGGGAAGTCGAGCCCGCCGCCGCCAGCTGGATGAATTCCCTCGATGAGATTTTCACGCGCGACTTCGCCGGCGCCGAAGGGTTGAAATGCGCGCTCGGAGCCAATCTCGCTTATTACGGCGATGATCCGCGCAAGCTCTGGTGGATTTTCTATGCGCTCGCGCAGGGCGGCTACATCGCCTCGGGCGGCGCTTACATCAAGGGCGGCTCGCGCCAATTGAGCCTCAAGCTCGCCAAATGCATCACCAAGGCAGGCGGCGTGGTGCGCATGGGGCGGCTCGTCACGCAGATAGAGACCGACGCTGACGGAAACGCCATTGCCGTGCGGCATGTCGCGCGCCGCACGAACGACGCCGACGAGCGCGTCGAGGCGCGCATCGTGATGGCAAATTGCGCGCCCGCTGTCGCCGCCTCGTTGATGGAAGCGCCGGCACGCGCCCGAATGGAGGAGACCTTCGGCGGCCGTCCGCTCTCGACCTCGCTCTTCTCGGCGAATTTCGGCCTTTCCGCCAAGCCGTCGACCATCGGCATGACGGATTTCTCGACCATCGTCATGCCCTCGACCATGCAGCGCTTCGATCAATATGGCGACGGCGCGACGGCCATGGCCGACATGCCCAAGGGCGAATTGCCGCTGCATACGATCGCCAATTTCACGGCGGTCGATTCAGGGCTTTGGGACGAGCCGCCGGTGCTTCTCACAGTGCTGGGCCTCGACCGGCTCGACAACTGGAAAAGCGCATCGAAGGAAGAAGGCGTCGCCCGTCGCGAGGCTTGGCTGGACGCCATTCAGGGCCGGCTGGAACAGGATTATCCGGGCTTTTCCAGCCTCGTGACGTCGCGTCTGCTGCTTAACGCCTATTCCATGTCGAGCTATCTCAACACGCCGGAAGGCGCGGTTTACGGCTTCGCGCCGCTGCCCCCCGAAGCGCCGATATTGATGGGCTTCCCGCGCACGCCGGAGACGCCGATCGGCGGGCTCTATCTCGCCTCCGCCTTCGGCGGCGAGCATGGCTTCAATGGAGCAATGCTGTCGGGCGCCGAAGCCGCGCGGCTTGCGGCGGGACGACTCGAAGCGAACGGGAAGGAATAG
- the msrB gene encoding peptide-methionine (R)-S-oxide reductase MsrB: MTDESFAVTRTDEEWRVRLTREQYDVMRRHATERPGSCALNHEKRRGVFQCAGCDQPLFRSGDKFESGTGWPSFFDPLPGALGTTTDDSYGMRRTEVHCSQCGSHLGHVFPDGPKPTGLRYCINGVALNFVPEKEPV, from the coding sequence ATGACCGATGAAAGTTTTGCTGTTACGCGCACCGATGAGGAATGGCGGGTGCGGTTGACGCGCGAGCAATATGACGTGATGCGCCGCCACGCTACCGAGCGGCCGGGCAGCTGCGCGCTCAATCACGAGAAGCGTCGCGGCGTCTTTCAATGCGCCGGCTGCGACCAGCCGCTGTTCCGCTCGGGCGATAAGTTTGAAAGCGGCACCGGCTGGCCGAGCTTCTTCGATCCTTTGCCCGGCGCGCTGGGGACGACGACCGACGACAGCTACGGCATGAGGCGCACGGAAGTGCATTGCAGCCAATGCGGATCGCATCTCGGCCATGTCTTTCCCGACGGCCCGAAGCCGACCGGGCTTCGTTATTGCATCAATGGCGTCGCGCTGAATTTCGTTCCCGAGAAAGAGCCTGTTTGA
- a CDS encoding formate--tetrahydrofolate ligase yields the protein MSSTTSAAAPGASGKDNQHLSPKSDIEISQAAKMRPIIEVAKDKLGIPAEHVQPYGHYKGKIALDYIASLEGKPDGKLILVTAITPTPAGEGKTTTTVGLTDGLNYIGKKALCCLREPSLGPCFGVKGGAAGGGYAQVVPMEDINLHFTGDFHAIGAANNLLAALIDNHIYWGNQPAIDSRRVSWRRVVDMNDRALRSVVSSLGGVANGFAREDGFDITVASEVMAIFCLASNFADLQQRLGNIIVGQTRDKKNVRASEVHAAGSMAALLKDAIAPNLVQTLENNPAIIHGGPFANIAHGCNSVIATKAGLKLADYVVTEAGFGADLGAEKFFDIKCRKAGLKPSVTVIVATIRALKMHGGVAKDDLKAENVTAVEKGFENLKRHIGNVRKFGVPVLVSINKFSSDTAAEMAALDKLCKAEGVDCVVADNWGSGGAGAADLARAVVQTIETQPSNFKPLYPDELPLPEKVRTIAKELYGAADISYDSSIKARFAELEKEGFGNFPVCIAKTQYSFSTDANAKGAPSGHIIPIRELRLSAGAEFIVAVCGDIMTMPGLPKVPAANNIAVDSNGRIAGLF from the coding sequence ATGTCGTCAACTACGTCAGCCGCCGCGCCGGGCGCGAGCGGAAAAGACAACCAGCACCTTTCGCCCAAGTCGGACATCGAGATTTCGCAGGCCGCCAAGATGCGGCCGATCATCGAAGTTGCCAAGGACAAGCTCGGCATTCCGGCCGAGCATGTGCAGCCCTACGGTCATTACAAGGGCAAGATCGCTCTCGACTATATCGCTTCGCTCGAAGGCAAGCCGGACGGCAAGCTGATCCTCGTCACGGCGATCACCCCCACGCCCGCCGGCGAAGGCAAGACCACGACGACGGTCGGCCTCACCGACGGCCTCAACTATATCGGCAAGAAAGCGCTGTGCTGCCTGCGCGAGCCCTCTCTCGGCCCGTGCTTCGGCGTGAAGGGCGGCGCGGCCGGCGGCGGCTACGCCCAGGTCGTGCCGATGGAGGACATCAACCTCCACTTCACCGGCGACTTCCACGCCATCGGCGCGGCCAATAATCTGCTCGCGGCGCTGATCGACAACCACATCTATTGGGGCAATCAGCCGGCGATCGACTCGCGCCGCGTGAGCTGGCGCCGTGTGGTCGACATGAACGACCGCGCCCTGCGCTCGGTCGTCTCGTCGCTCGGCGGCGTCGCTAACGGCTTCGCTCGCGAAGACGGCTTCGACATCACGGTCGCTTCGGAAGTGATGGCGATTTTCTGTCTCGCCTCGAACTTCGCCGATCTGCAGCAGCGTCTGGGCAACATCATCGTCGGCCAGACCCGCGACAAGAAGAACGTGCGCGCCAGCGAAGTGCACGCGGCCGGCTCCATGGCCGCGCTGCTCAAGGACGCCATTGCGCCCAACCTCGTGCAGACGCTCGAGAACAATCCGGCGATCATCCATGGCGGTCCCTTCGCCAACATCGCCCATGGCTGCAACTCGGTCATCGCCACCAAGGCGGGCCTCAAGCTTGCCGATTATGTGGTGACCGAAGCCGGCTTCGGCGCCGACCTCGGCGCGGAGAAGTTCTTCGACATCAAGTGCCGCAAGGCGGGCCTGAAGCCCTCCGTGACGGTCATCGTCGCGACCATCCGCGCGCTCAAGATGCATGGCGGCGTCGCCAAGGACGACCTGAAGGCCGAAAACGTCACGGCGGTCGAGAAGGGCTTCGAGAATCTGAAGCGCCATATCGGCAACGTCCGCAAGTTCGGCGTGCCGGTGCTCGTCTCGATCAACAAGTTCTCGTCGGACACGGCGGCCGAGATGGCGGCGCTCGACAAGCTCTGCAAGGCGGAAGGCGTTGATTGCGTCGTCGCCGACAACTGGGGTTCGGGCGGCGCCGGCGCGGCGGACCTCGCCCGCGCGGTGGTGCAGACGATCGAGACGCAGCCCTCGAACTTCAAGCCGCTCTATCCCGACGAGCTGCCTCTGCCTGAGAAGGTGCGCACCATCGCCAAGGAGCTCTACGGCGCCGCCGACATCTCCTACGACTCGAGCATCAAGGCGCGCTTCGCGGAGCTGGAGAAGGAAGGCTTCGGCAACTTCCCGGTCTGCATCGCCAAGACGCAATACAGCTTCTCGACCGACGCCAACGCCAAGGGCGCGCCTTCGGGACACATCATCCCGATCCGCGAACTGCGTCTGTCGGCGGGCGCGGAGTTCATCGTCGCGGTCTGCGGCGACATCATGACCATGCCGGGCCTGCCGAAGGTGCCGGCCGCCAACAATATCGCGGTGGATTCGAACGGCCGTATCGCCGGCCTGTTCTGA
- a CDS encoding aminotransferase class V-fold PLP-dependent enzyme, translating to MAQNSRVPGRNFLFVPGPTNLPDRIVRAMAVASEDHRSPTFPDLVKPLFPGLKKVFNTDKGVPFIFPASGTGGWEAAITNTLSPGDKVLAQRFGQFSHLWIDLCQRLGLEVIKQERPWGTGNDPESIEEALKADKNHEIKAVLATHNETATGVTSDIAAVRKAIDNAKHPALLFVDGVSSVGSLEFKMDEWGVDVIVSGSQKGFMLPAGLALMAASPKAIEAGKNAKMRRAYFEFQDMIAQNANGYFPYTPSVPLLYGLKEALAILFEEGLDQVYKRHHHLASGVRAAVAAWGLKTCAQDPKWDSDTVTAILVPEGYNAAKVIETAYKRYNLALGAGLSEVAGKVFRIGHLGDLNELMLLGAIAGAEMAMLDNGIKIEAGSGVAAAQAVYRANPLLKV from the coding sequence ATGGCGCAGAATTCCAGAGTCCCCGGCAGAAACTTCCTCTTCGTGCCGGGCCCGACCAATCTTCCCGACCGCATCGTGCGCGCCATGGCGGTCGCCTCGGAAGACCATCGCTCGCCGACCTTCCCCGACCTCGTGAAGCCGCTGTTCCCGGGCCTCAAGAAGGTCTTCAACACCGACAAGGGCGTGCCCTTCATTTTCCCGGCGTCCGGCACCGGCGGCTGGGAAGCGGCTATCACCAACACGCTGTCGCCCGGCGACAAGGTTCTCGCGCAGCGCTTCGGCCAGTTCTCGCACCTCTGGATCGACCTCTGCCAGCGTCTGGGCCTCGAGGTGATCAAGCAGGAGCGTCCGTGGGGCACGGGCAATGATCCGGAGTCCATCGAAGAGGCCCTCAAGGCCGACAAGAACCACGAGATCAAGGCCGTTCTCGCCACGCACAACGAGACCGCCACGGGCGTGACCTCGGACATCGCCGCCGTCCGCAAGGCGATCGACAACGCCAAGCATCCGGCGCTGCTCTTCGTCGACGGCGTGTCCTCCGTCGGCTCGCTCGAGTTCAAGATGGACGAATGGGGCGTGGACGTGATCGTCTCCGGCTCGCAGAAGGGCTTCATGCTGCCGGCCGGCCTCGCGCTGATGGCCGCGAGCCCGAAGGCGATCGAGGCGGGCAAGAACGCCAAGATGCGCCGCGCCTATTTCGAGTTCCAGGACATGATCGCGCAGAACGCGAACGGCTACTTCCCCTATACGCCGTCCGTCCCGCTGCTCTACGGCCTCAAGGAAGCGCTCGCGATCCTGTTCGAAGAGGGCCTCGATCAGGTCTACAAGCGCCACCATCACCTCGCCTCCGGCGTCCGCGCCGCTGTCGCGGCCTGGGGCCTCAAGACCTGCGCGCAGGACCCGAAGTGGGATTCGGACACCGTCACCGCGATCCTGGTTCCGGAAGGCTACAACGCCGCCAAGGTCATCGAGACCGCCTACAAGCGCTATAACCTCGCGCTCGGCGCCGGCCTGTCGGAAGTCGCCGGCAAGGTGTTCCGCATCGGCCATCTCGGCGACCTCAACGAGCTGATGCTGCTCGGCGCGATCGCTGGCGCGGAAATGGCGATGCTCGACAACGGCATCAAGATCGAGGCCGGCTCCGGCGTCGCCGCCGCCCAGGCGGTCTATCGCGCCAATCCGCTGCTGAAGGTCTAA